The following are from one region of the Segatella oris genome:
- a CDS encoding zinc-dependent metalloprotease, whose translation MKHLIATFALSILTTTTTWAVPHSLNTWAKDSTEVKKDNETNKKKPEKKEDDYEKLMKKGGSFQQGLFDVRHIEKDWYFEIPEAALGRLFLAVTRFVSVPQDFGMLSGEEVNYNTVYFERYDDKTMFLRSWAHSQTADPKSNISELVRKATIDPIVYKFDIIGKDKKTGKMLVNVTKLFKGDNKIAGFTANDRTQVKLGTLQDDRTFIDTIKTYPINIEVSTLRTYAANPGKSMASRQGFMTLSLNTSIVQLPEEPMRPRLADERVGYFDNRLVTFSDRETSKHDAIISRYRLVPKDKKAYAKGKLVEPEKQIVYYIDPATPKEWVPYLIQGINDWNKAFEAAGFKNAIVGKEVPEDSDISPDDARYSFLRYLPSEQENAYGPRIVDPRSGEIIESHICWYHNVMNLLTKWYMTQCGPLDKRAQTMKFDKDLMGKLIRFVSSHEVGHTLGLRHNMIASNATPVEKLRDKAWVEKHGHTASIMDYARFNYVAQPEDNIGEAGLFPRINDYDNWAIKWGYQYRPEFKDEFDEKKTLRSEVTKMLTNNKRLRYKGDEGRGRDPRSQTEDLGDNDITAAEYGVKNLKRVMQNIVKWTAQPDDQTDDLSNMYSSVRGQFQRYSNHAQRHIAGVYSDNWPSARKNDIVPAVLQKQAIAWFGRHLFTIPTWLYPDSIVNKLGVDADNEVTMRANAVLSYLLSAYILYNCINNSFTASQPYPVNDYLNDVFQAAWKPMSKTDLRGNNFRRRLEQNYVEHIGQAIYTSKTPKENIKFTRSDVTLYALKHLDKIDNFCRQQLKTTDANSINALHYNNLLLKTKKIRDAYNKPDND comes from the coding sequence ATGAAACATTTAATAGCCACATTTGCCCTGTCAATACTCACAACAACGACTACATGGGCAGTTCCACACAGCTTGAACACATGGGCAAAAGACTCTACAGAAGTAAAGAAAGACAACGAAACAAATAAGAAAAAGCCTGAAAAGAAAGAAGATGATTACGAGAAACTCATGAAGAAAGGCGGTTCTTTTCAACAGGGGTTATTCGATGTCAGGCATATAGAGAAAGACTGGTATTTTGAGATTCCGGAGGCAGCTTTAGGCAGATTGTTTCTTGCCGTGACCCGTTTTGTGTCGGTTCCACAGGACTTCGGCATGCTCAGTGGTGAGGAAGTGAACTACAACACGGTTTATTTCGAGCGTTATGATGACAAGACCATGTTCTTGCGTTCATGGGCACATTCACAGACTGCCGACCCGAAAAGCAACATCTCCGAACTCGTCAGAAAAGCTACTATAGACCCCATTGTCTATAAGTTTGATATTATCGGCAAGGACAAGAAGACTGGGAAGATGCTTGTCAACGTAACAAAACTGTTCAAAGGAGACAATAAAATCGCCGGTTTTACAGCCAACGACCGGACCCAAGTGAAATTAGGGACACTGCAAGATGACCGTACTTTCATCGACACTATCAAGACTTATCCTATCAATATTGAGGTTTCCACACTTCGAACCTATGCTGCAAATCCCGGAAAATCCATGGCCTCACGTCAAGGTTTCATGACATTGAGCCTCAATACAAGCATTGTTCAGCTTCCCGAAGAACCGATGCGACCTCGTTTGGCCGATGAACGTGTGGGCTATTTCGACAACCGTCTTGTCACATTCAGCGACAGGGAAACCAGTAAACACGATGCCATTATCTCACGTTATCGCTTGGTTCCCAAAGACAAAAAGGCTTATGCAAAGGGTAAACTCGTTGAGCCTGAGAAGCAAATCGTTTATTACATCGACCCAGCTACGCCAAAAGAGTGGGTACCTTACCTCATTCAAGGCATCAACGACTGGAATAAAGCCTTCGAAGCTGCCGGTTTCAAGAATGCCATCGTAGGCAAAGAAGTGCCTGAAGACAGCGACATCAGTCCCGATGATGCCCGTTATTCTTTCCTGCGTTACCTGCCTTCAGAGCAAGAGAACGCTTACGGGCCACGCATTGTTGACCCACGAAGCGGTGAAATTATCGAGAGTCATATCTGTTGGTACCATAATGTGATGAACCTATTAACCAAATGGTACATGACACAATGCGGGCCGTTGGACAAGCGTGCACAGACAATGAAGTTTGATAAAGACCTTATGGGCAAGCTCATCCGCTTTGTTTCAAGCCATGAAGTGGGTCATACATTAGGACTTCGACACAACATGATAGCCAGCAATGCTACTCCCGTGGAGAAGCTACGTGATAAAGCTTGGGTTGAAAAACATGGCCACACAGCGAGCATTATGGACTATGCACGCTTCAATTATGTTGCGCAACCGGAGGACAACATCGGTGAAGCCGGCCTCTTCCCCCGCATCAACGACTACGACAACTGGGCTATCAAGTGGGGTTATCAGTATCGTCCGGAGTTCAAAGACGAGTTCGATGAGAAGAAAACACTACGCAGTGAAGTCACCAAAATGCTTACCAATAACAAGCGACTTCGCTATAAAGGCGATGAAGGTCGTGGGAGAGACCCACGTTCCCAGACTGAAGATCTCGGCGATAACGACATTACTGCTGCCGAATATGGTGTCAAGAACCTCAAGCGTGTGATGCAGAATATTGTAAAATGGACGGCACAACCCGATGATCAGACTGACGATTTAAGCAACATGTACAGTAGTGTTCGCGGACAGTTCCAACGCTACAGCAACCACGCTCAACGCCACATTGCCGGTGTTTACAGTGATAACTGGCCCTCTGCCCGCAAGAACGATATCGTGCCGGCAGTCCTCCAGAAACAAGCTATCGCTTGGTTTGGCCGTCATCTATTTACAATTCCCACATGGCTCTACCCTGACAGCATCGTCAACAAGCTTGGAGTTGATGCCGACAACGAGGTTACCATGCGCGCCAATGCTGTGCTTTCCTACCTCCTTTCGGCCTATATTCTCTACAATTGCATCAACAACAGCTTCACCGCAAGCCAGCCTTATCCTGTCAACGACTATCTGAATGATGTCTTTCAGGCTGCATGGAAGCCCATGAGTAAAACCGACTTACGTGGCAATAACTTCCGCCGCAGATTGGAACAGAACTACGTTGAACACATCGGACAAGCCATTTATACCTCCAAGACACCCAAAGAAAACATTAAGTTCACGCGCTCTGATGTCACACTCTATGCGTTGAAGCATCTTGACAAGATTGACAACTTCTGCCGTCAACAGCTGAAAACCACTGATGCCAACAGCATCAATGCACTTCACTACAACAATCTGTTGCTGAAAACCAAGAAGATACGCGATGCTTACAATAAGCCAGATAACGATTAA
- the trhA gene encoding PAQR family membrane homeostasis protein TrhA has product MKLKIHFNHREELWNAWSHAGGIIMGIVVGIIFLIWCFREHNGWATAGIILYLFGMLCSYIASTVYHSLSAWSKWKERLRKWDHAAIYWHIAGSYSPITLIALRDQGYWGLTLFCFIWACAIAGTVISFVNLKDHSNLETIAFVGMGLSVLVAFKPLIDALTTSAFIWIIAEGVCYITGAVFYSINKRKYMHTVFHFFVLAGSICHIIAVWDILMKYI; this is encoded by the coding sequence ATGAAACTGAAAATTCATTTCAATCATCGCGAGGAGCTTTGGAACGCTTGGAGTCATGCCGGAGGCATCATCATGGGCATCGTTGTGGGCATAATCTTCCTCATTTGGTGCTTTCGTGAACACAACGGATGGGCCACAGCAGGGATTATTCTCTATCTCTTCGGCATGCTTTGCTCGTATATAGCCTCTACGGTTTACCACTCCCTGTCGGCTTGGAGCAAATGGAAAGAGCGACTGCGCAAATGGGATCATGCCGCCATTTACTGGCACATTGCGGGCAGTTACTCCCCGATAACGCTCATTGCACTGCGTGATCAAGGCTACTGGGGCCTCACCTTGTTCTGCTTTATATGGGCTTGTGCGATTGCAGGAACCGTCATTAGCTTTGTCAATCTCAAAGACCACAGTAACTTGGAAACCATTGCTTTCGTTGGAATGGGACTCAGTGTGCTCGTTGCTTTCAAGCCACTTATCGACGCACTCACCACATCTGCTTTCATATGGATTATTGCAGAAGGCGTCTGTTACATTACAGGTGCAGTGTTCTACAGCATCAACAAGCGGAAATATATGCATACTGTTTTCCACTTCTTTGTACTTGCCGGCAGTATCTGTCATATCATTGCAGTGTGGGATATATTGATGAAATATATCTGA
- the rnr gene encoding ribonuclease R yields MGKGKKGGKRMSKKQLCERLQNFFTSQPGKKLSFKEIFRALKLDTHPLKMMAIDIMEEMAWDDFLTRVTDSSYKLNTKGQVQEGTFVRKANGKNSFLPDDGGSPIFVSERNSMWATNGDRVKVSFMARRQKHIKEAQVIEIIQRNKDRFVGRLRVDRDFAYLITPENTFVHDIIIPKKKLKGGKTNDKAIVKITQWPDAEHKNLLGEVVDVLGQTGNNDVEMNTILAQYGLPYVYPKAVEEAAEKISAEITKQDEAEREDFRDVFTCTIDPHDAKDFDDALSVKRLDKGLWQVGVHIADVSHYVTEGSIIDKEAMKRATSVYLVDRTIPMLPERLCNFICSLRPDEDKLAYSVIFNLDDEANVKAYRIVHTIIRSNRRYAYEEVQEILEANGVKDGTGEPAPKAPKGGYQGENADQLITLDRLAKQLRARRFKGGAVKFDREELHFDIDAQGKPTRCYFKRSRDANKLIEEFMLLANRTVAESIGKVKKGQKKKTLPYRIHDNPDPQKMETLRQFIVKFGYKVKTDGTKSAMARSLNKLMDDCNDKPEAKMIQSVALRAMMKAKYSVHNIGHFGLAFDYYTHFTSPIRRYPDTMVHRLLTRYANGGRSANEKHYEELCEHCSEMELVAQNAERDSIKYKMVEFMADKVGETYDAHISGITSYGIYAEIDENHCEGMIPMRDLGDDYYDFNERNFCLVGRRHHHKYQLGDAIRIQVARADLEKKQLDFTVAE; encoded by the coding sequence ATGGGAAAAGGGAAAAAAGGTGGAAAACGCATGAGTAAGAAGCAACTCTGTGAGCGGTTGCAAAACTTTTTCACGTCGCAACCCGGCAAGAAGCTTAGCTTCAAGGAGATATTCCGGGCGCTCAAATTAGACACCCACCCACTGAAGATGATGGCTATCGACATTATGGAGGAGATGGCTTGGGACGACTTTCTCACGCGCGTGACCGACAGTTCCTACAAACTCAACACGAAAGGCCAGGTGCAGGAAGGCACTTTTGTGCGCAAGGCGAATGGAAAGAACTCGTTTCTTCCCGATGATGGCGGTTCGCCTATCTTCGTTTCAGAGCGCAATTCCATGTGGGCAACCAATGGCGATCGCGTGAAAGTGAGCTTCATGGCACGCCGACAGAAGCACATTAAAGAAGCACAAGTCATTGAAATCATACAGCGCAACAAAGACCGTTTCGTAGGCCGCTTGCGCGTAGATCGCGACTTTGCCTATCTCATCACGCCCGAAAACACTTTCGTCCACGATATCATCATCCCGAAAAAGAAGCTTAAAGGGGGCAAGACTAACGACAAAGCTATCGTCAAAATCACACAATGGCCCGATGCAGAACACAAGAACCTGTTGGGCGAAGTCGTGGATGTGCTTGGGCAGACAGGCAACAACGATGTTGAAATGAACACCATCTTAGCCCAATACGGCTTGCCTTATGTCTATCCGAAAGCCGTGGAAGAGGCCGCAGAGAAAATCTCGGCAGAGATTACAAAGCAGGACGAGGCGGAGCGTGAAGACTTCCGTGATGTCTTCACCTGCACCATTGACCCGCATGATGCCAAGGACTTTGACGATGCACTCTCTGTCAAACGGCTCGACAAAGGCCTTTGGCAGGTGGGCGTTCACATTGCCGATGTGAGCCATTATGTCACGGAGGGCAGCATCATTGACAAGGAAGCCATGAAGCGGGCCACGAGTGTTTATCTCGTCGATCGCACGATACCAATGCTTCCCGAGCGTCTGTGTAACTTCATTTGTTCGCTTCGTCCCGATGAAGATAAACTGGCCTACAGCGTTATTTTCAACTTAGATGATGAGGCAAATGTCAAGGCTTACCGCATCGTTCATACGATTATCCGCAGTAATCGACGCTATGCCTATGAGGAAGTGCAGGAGATATTGGAGGCCAACGGCGTGAAAGACGGCACCGGAGAGCCTGCACCGAAAGCACCGAAAGGCGGATATCAGGGTGAGAATGCCGACCAGTTGATCACCTTAGACCGTCTGGCAAAACAGTTACGTGCCCGCCGTTTCAAGGGTGGAGCTGTGAAATTCGACCGCGAAGAACTGCATTTCGACATTGATGCACAAGGAAAACCGACGCGATGTTACTTCAAACGCTCGCGCGATGCTAACAAACTTATTGAGGAGTTCATGCTTTTGGCCAACCGAACTGTGGCAGAAAGCATCGGGAAAGTAAAGAAAGGACAAAAGAAGAAGACGCTCCCCTATCGCATACATGACAATCCTGACCCGCAGAAGATGGAGACTTTGCGGCAGTTTATCGTCAAGTTCGGCTATAAAGTGAAGACCGATGGCACGAAAAGTGCCATGGCTCGCAGCCTCAACAAACTCATGGACGACTGTAACGACAAGCCCGAAGCAAAGATGATTCAGTCGGTTGCGCTCCGCGCTATGATGAAAGCGAAATACAGTGTGCATAACATTGGACACTTTGGACTGGCATTCGACTACTATACTCACTTCACAAGCCCTATCCGTCGCTATCCCGACACGATGGTTCATCGCCTTTTGACGCGTTACGCTAACGGTGGGAGGAGTGCCAATGAGAAGCATTATGAGGAACTTTGTGAGCATTGTTCCGAGATGGAACTCGTGGCCCAGAATGCTGAACGCGACTCTATTAAGTACAAGATGGTAGAGTTTATGGCCGACAAAGTAGGCGAAACATATGATGCCCACATTAGTGGTATCACGAGTTATGGCATATATGCCGAGATAGATGAGAACCACTGCGAGGGTATGATCCCTATGCGTGACCTCGGAGATGACTATTATGACTTCAACGAACGCAACTTCTGTCTCGTTGGTCGGCGTCATCATCACAAGTATCAGCTTGGAGATGCCATCCGAATTCAAGTGGCAAGAGCTGATTTAGAGAAGAAACAACTCGACTTTACGGTAGCAGAATAG
- a CDS encoding SDR family NAD(P)-dependent oxidoreductase yields the protein MKKAIVMGASSGIGHEVARLMIERGWTVGVAARRVDRLEELRACAPERVFTARIDVTDAHAEEALRKLIDRMGGLDLYFHAAGIGWKNPMLQADKELMTMQTNAMGFTRMVGAAYRYFAGNGGGHIACITSIAGTKGLGPAPAYSATKAMQNTYLQALEQLATNKKLNISFTDIRPGFVDTPLLTGSSHFPMLMNAEKVAKSIMKAIDKRRHIYIIDWRWHILTTLWQHIPNWVWRKMKLVKDE from the coding sequence ATGAAAAAAGCAATTGTTATGGGTGCCAGCAGCGGCATCGGACATGAGGTGGCAAGGCTCATGATTGAGCGAGGGTGGACAGTTGGCGTGGCTGCACGACGTGTAGACAGGTTGGAAGAACTGCGCGCTTGTGCGCCCGAACGTGTTTTCACGGCACGGATTGACGTAACCGATGCTCATGCAGAAGAGGCACTCCGTAAGCTCATAGACCGCATGGGAGGGCTCGACCTCTATTTCCATGCAGCGGGAATAGGCTGGAAAAATCCCATGCTGCAGGCCGACAAAGAACTGATGACCATGCAGACCAATGCCATGGGATTTACGAGAATGGTGGGTGCTGCCTATCGGTATTTCGCAGGAAATGGCGGAGGACACATTGCTTGTATCACGTCGATAGCCGGCACTAAGGGGCTTGGGCCTGCGCCAGCTTACAGTGCAACAAAGGCCATGCAGAACACTTATCTACAAGCTTTGGAGCAGTTGGCAACCAATAAGAAGCTGAATATCAGCTTTACAGACATCCGTCCGGGGTTCGTTGATACGCCCTTGCTGACTGGTTCCAGCCATTTTCCAATGCTGATGAATGCAGAAAAGGTAGCTAAAAGCATCATGAAAGCCATTGATAAAAGGCGCCACATCTATATTATAGACTGGCGTTGGCACATTTTAACCACGCTTTGGCAGCATATTCCCAATTGGGTTTGGAGAAAAATGAAGTTGGTTAAAGACGAATAA
- a CDS encoding septal ring lytic transglycosylase RlpA family protein, with amino-acid sequence MDHKRILLSILIILLALPLIAQQQKGKASYYSKKATGARTASGERLHHDSMTCAHRTYPFGTLLKVTNPNNGNSVVVKVTDRGPFGRGRIIDLSYGAAKELGILACGVATVVVEKVGKGVPYLEEDSIRLPQIDFEVVANHYNIIDDWKNRDGVVDKKMMHNAKNIATTRKRQQAKKPNKQTEDMQKDNKTSPAKKEKENRWNNVFERLKGLF; translated from the coding sequence GTGGATCACAAAAGAATTTTATTATCAATCCTAATAATCCTACTGGCACTGCCTTTAATTGCGCAGCAGCAGAAAGGAAAGGCTTCTTATTACTCGAAAAAGGCCACCGGAGCAAGAACAGCCAGCGGTGAACGATTACATCATGACAGTATGACTTGTGCACATCGCACCTATCCTTTCGGCACATTATTAAAGGTAACAAATCCTAACAACGGGAATAGTGTGGTCGTAAAGGTAACTGATCGCGGCCCTTTCGGTCGCGGACGCATCATTGATCTATCGTATGGTGCAGCCAAGGAACTTGGCATATTGGCTTGCGGAGTGGCTACAGTTGTTGTGGAGAAAGTAGGAAAAGGAGTTCCTTATCTTGAGGAAGACAGCATCAGGTTGCCCCAGATTGACTTTGAAGTGGTTGCGAACCACTACAATATCATTGATGATTGGAAGAACAGAGACGGCGTTGTTGACAAGAAAATGATGCATAATGCAAAGAATATCGCTACGACACGCAAACGACAACAAGCGAAAAAGCCTAACAAACAGACTGAAGACATGCAAAAGGACAATAAGACTTCGCCTGCAAAAAAGGAGAAAGAAAACAGGTGGAACAATGTTTTTGAAAGATTGAAAGGGCTGTTCTGA
- the rplQ gene encoding 50S ribosomal protein L17: MRHNKKFNHLGRTASHRDAMLANMAVSLIMHKRITTTLAKAKALKKYVEPLITRSKEDTTNSRRVVFRYLQKKEAIKELFSTVAAKVADRPGGYTRVIKLGTRQGDAAEIAFIELVDFDDNMAKAPKAAKKTRRSRKATKAEAAAETPTTEAPATEEAKAE, encoded by the coding sequence ATGAGACATAATAAAAAATTCAACCATCTGGGTCGTACTGCATCTCATCGTGACGCTATGCTTGCTAACATGGCAGTGTCATTGATCATGCACAAAAGAATCACTACGACCCTTGCAAAGGCAAAAGCCTTGAAGAAGTATGTAGAACCTTTGATCACTCGGTCTAAAGAAGATACCACAAACTCACGTCGTGTAGTTTTCCGTTATCTTCAGAAGAAAGAGGCTATCAAGGAACTCTTCAGCACGGTTGCTGCTAAGGTGGCTGATCGTCCAGGTGGTTACACTCGTGTAATCAAATTGGGTACCCGTCAGGGTGATGCTGCTGAAATTGCTTTCATCGAGCTTGTTGACTTCGATGATAATATGGCAAAAGCTCCTAAGGCTGCCAAGAAGACTCGTCGTAGCCGTAAAGCTACTAAGGCTGAAGCTGCTGCTGAGACTCCGACCACAGAGGCTCCTGCAACTGAGGAAGCTAAAGCAGAGTAA
- a CDS encoding DNA-directed RNA polymerase subunit alpha, whose protein sequence is MAILAFQKPDKVVMLEASEKFGKFEFRPLEPGFGVTIGNALRRILLSSLEGYAINTIRIAGVEHEFSSVPGVKEDVTNIILNLKQVRFKQVVEEFENEKVSITVENSTEFKAGDIGKYLTGFEVLNPDLVICHLDAKASMQIDLTINKGRGYVPADENREFCTDVNVIPIDSIYTPIRNVKYSVEPYRVEQKTDYDKLVIEVSTDGSIHPKDALKEAAKILIYHFMLFSDEKITLESPDQDGNQEFDEEVLHMRQLLKTKLVDMNLSVRALNCLKAADVETLGDLVQYNKTDLLKFRNFGKKSLSELDDLLESLNLSFGTDISKYKLDRE, encoded by the coding sequence ATGGCGATATTAGCATTTCAAAAACCTGATAAAGTTGTAATGTTGGAGGCCAGTGAGAAGTTCGGCAAGTTCGAATTCCGTCCACTTGAGCCAGGCTTTGGTGTTACCATCGGTAATGCTTTGCGACGCATTCTTCTTTCATCATTGGAGGGATATGCTATCAACACCATCCGTATTGCAGGTGTTGAGCATGAATTCTCTTCAGTTCCTGGTGTAAAGGAAGATGTAACCAATATTATCTTGAATTTGAAACAAGTAAGATTCAAGCAAGTAGTAGAAGAATTCGAGAACGAGAAAGTTAGTATCACTGTAGAGAATTCAACAGAATTCAAAGCAGGTGATATTGGTAAATATCTGACTGGATTTGAAGTGTTAAACCCTGATTTGGTGATTTGTCATTTAGATGCCAAAGCTTCAATGCAGATAGATCTCACTATCAACAAAGGTCGTGGCTATGTTCCGGCTGATGAAAACCGTGAGTTCTGCACTGATGTCAACGTTATTCCAATCGATTCTATCTACACCCCTATCCGTAATGTGAAATATTCAGTTGAGCCATATCGTGTCGAGCAGAAAACCGACTATGACAAATTGGTTATTGAAGTTTCAACGGATGGTTCCATTCACCCGAAGGATGCACTGAAGGAAGCAGCAAAGATACTCATCTATCATTTCATGCTCTTCTCTGATGAGAAGATTACTCTTGAGTCACCAGACCAGGACGGCAACCAGGAATTTGATGAGGAAGTACTCCACATGCGTCAATTGCTCAAGACTAAGTTGGTTGACATGAATCTCAGTGTTCGTGCACTCAACTGTCTGAAAGCTGCTGATGTTGAGACCCTTGGTGATCTCGTTCAGTACAACAAGACTGACCTCTTGAAGTTCCGCAACTTCGGTAAGAAATCGCTTTCTGAGCTTGATGATTTGCTCGAAAGTCTGAATCTGTCGTTTGGAACCGACATTTCAAAGTATAAATTGGATAGAGAGTAA
- the rpsD gene encoding 30S ribosomal protein S4: MARYIGPKSKIARRFGEPIFGADKVLSKRNFPPGQHGNNRRRKMSEYGVMLAEKQKAKYTYGVLERQFRNMFEKAAKADGITGEVLLQNLECRLDNVVFRLGIAPTRAAARQLVGHKHITVDGKVVNIPSFAVKPGMVIAVREKSKSLEVIEAALAGFNHSKYPWIEWDDNSKCGKFLHKPERADIPENIKEQLIVELYSK, translated from the coding sequence ATGGCAAGATATATAGGTCCGAAATCTAAAATTGCACGCCGATTTGGAGAACCCATCTTCGGTGCTGACAAAGTTTTGTCCAAGAGAAACTTCCCTCCTGGACAGCATGGCAACAACCGTCGTAGAAAGATGTCTGAGTACGGTGTCATGTTGGCAGAGAAGCAGAAAGCTAAGTACACTTATGGTGTGCTCGAGCGTCAGTTCCGTAATATGTTTGAGAAGGCAGCAAAGGCTGATGGTATTACCGGTGAGGTTCTCCTTCAGAATCTCGAATGTCGTCTTGACAACGTAGTATTCCGTCTTGGTATTGCTCCTACTCGTGCTGCTGCACGTCAGCTTGTAGGTCACAAGCACATCACTGTTGACGGTAAAGTAGTAAACATCCCATCTTTTGCTGTTAAGCCTGGTATGGTGATTGCTGTTCGTGAGAAGTCTAAGTCTCTCGAGGTGATAGAAGCTGCACTTGCAGGTTTCAACCACAGCAAGTATCCTTGGATTGAATGGGACGACAATTCTAAGTGCGGTAAGTTCTTGCACAAGCCAGAGCGTGCTGACATCCCAGAGAATATTAAGGAACAGTTAATCGTTGAGTTGTACTCTAAATAA
- the rpsK gene encoding 30S ribosomal protein S11 translates to MAKTKATSKKRNVRVDAIGQLHVHSSFNNIIVSLANSEGQVISWSSAGKMGFRGSKKNTPYAAQMAGEDCAKIAFELGLRKVKAYVKGPGNGRESAIRAVNAAGIQVTEIIDVTPLPHNGCRPPKRRKV, encoded by the coding sequence ATGGCAAAGACAAAAGCAACATCTAAGAAGAGAAACGTAAGAGTAGACGCTATTGGTCAGCTTCACGTTCATAGTTCATTCAATAATATCATTGTATCTTTGGCTAACAGCGAGGGTCAGGTTATCTCTTGGTCTTCAGCTGGTAAGATGGGCTTCCGTGGTTCTAAGAAGAACACACCGTATGCTGCTCAGATGGCTGGTGAAGATTGTGCTAAGATCGCTTTCGAGCTTGGTCTGCGTAAGGTTAAGGCTTACGTGAAGGGGCCTGGTAACGGTCGTGAATCTGCAATCCGTGCCGTAAATGCTGCAGGTATTCAGGTTACTGAAATCATTGACGTTACTCCGTTGCCACACAACGGTTGCCGTCCTCCTAAGCGTCGTAAGGTTTAA
- the rpsM gene encoding 30S ribosomal protein S13, which yields MAIRIVGVDLPQNKRGEIALTYIYGIGRSSSAKILDKAGVNRDLKVSEWTDDQAAKIREIIGAEFKVEGDLRSEIQMNIKRLMDIGCYRGVRHRNGLPVRGQSTKNNARTRKGKKKTVANKKKATK from the coding sequence ATGGCAATAAGAATTGTTGGAGTAGATTTGCCCCAGAATAAGCGTGGCGAAATCGCATTGACTTATATCTATGGTATAGGTCGAAGTAGTTCAGCAAAGATATTGGATAAGGCCGGTGTAAACCGTGACCTGAAGGTCAGCGAATGGACTGACGATCAGGCTGCCAAGATCCGTGAAATTATCGGCGCTGAGTTCAAGGTAGAAGGTGATCTTCGTTCTGAGATCCAAATGAACATTAAGCGACTGATGGATATTGGTTGCTATCGTGGCGTTAGACATCGTAATGGTCTTCCTGTTCGCGGTCAGAGCACTAAGAACAATGCTCGTACTCGCAAGGGTAAGAAGAAGACTGTTGCTAATAAGAAGAAGGCTACTAAGTAA
- the rpmJ gene encoding 50S ribosomal protein L36, whose translation MKTRASLKKRTADCKIVRRKGRLFVINKKNPKFKLRQG comes from the coding sequence ATGAAAACAAGAGCATCATTAAAGAAGCGTACAGCAGACTGCAAGATTGTTCGTCGTAAAGGTCGTCTGTTCGTTATCAACAAGAAGAACCCTAAGTTTAAATTGCGTCAGGGTTAA
- the infA gene encoding translation initiation factor IF-1 — MAKQSAIEQDGTIVESLSNAMFRVELENGVQIVAHISGKMRMHYIKILPGDKVKVEMSPYDLTKGRIVFRYK, encoded by the coding sequence ATGGCAAAGCAATCCGCCATCGAGCAGGATGGAACAATTGTTGAGAGTCTGTCAAATGCAATGTTCCGTGTAGAACTTGAAAATGGAGTTCAGATTGTTGCTCACATTTCTGGTAAAATGCGTATGCATTACATCAAGATACTACCTGGTGATAAAGTGAAGGTAGAGATGAGTCCCTATGATCTGACTAAAGGCAGAATCGTTTTCAGATACAAATAA